A region from the Fusibacter sp. A1 genome encodes:
- a CDS encoding Tex family protein, whose product MKRMFEQIAKELNIGIGQVEKTVELIDEGNTIPFIARYRKEVTGKLTDTQLRELGDRLTYLRSLEDRKSEVTRHITELEQMTPELERAISKAEKLSELEDIYRPFKPKRRTKATIAKEKGLEPLSNILLLLSDEVKIRHEAERLIDEEKGINTAEDAIAGAMDIVAEHISDMASVRDAFRKIYEREAMIVTAVSKSGDEAATYTMYHDYQENAMKMPPHRILAVNRGERENILKVKMDLDHDKAVEMVGSGVLKDMLKNQFVNSAFTDAYKRLISPALERELRSAMTERAEEHAIGIFGVNLKQLLMSPPLRGKVVMGFDPAYRTGCKISVMDELGKVLEYTTIFPTKPQMDIEKSAKIMKQFIEKHKVDLIAIGNGTGSRESEQFVADVIKSIDREVHYMIVNEAGASVYSASQLASDEYPDIDVSIRGAISIGARVQDPLSELVKIDPKSIGVGQYQHDVNQKRLTEVLDGVVEDAVNSVGVDINTASESLLRHIAGISKTTAKNLVSYRYDKGEFKTRKEVLKVKGIGQAAFNQAAGFLRLPTGKEALDRTGVHPESYEVCKKLMEILKIDPKMIGVEAPNAQGLANLYGMRKLKEELDIHMILLEDLLKELDKPGRDPREDMAPPILRSDVLTIDDLTDGMELQGTVRNVVDFGAFVDIGVKQDGLVHISELANRFIKKPMDVVSVGDIVTVRVIGIDVKRQKVALSMKQVGK is encoded by the coding sequence ATGAAACGCATGTTTGAACAGATTGCTAAGGAACTCAATATTGGAATTGGACAAGTTGAAAAGACAGTGGAACTGATCGACGAGGGGAATACAATTCCCTTTATCGCCCGTTATAGAAAAGAAGTCACCGGCAAGCTCACCGATACCCAACTTCGCGAACTTGGTGACAGACTTACTTATTTAAGAAGTCTTGAGGACAGAAAAAGCGAAGTGACAAGACATATCACTGAACTTGAGCAAATGACTCCCGAGCTTGAACGTGCGATTTCAAAGGCAGAGAAACTATCGGAGCTTGAAGATATCTATAGGCCCTTTAAGCCAAAGCGAAGAACCAAAGCGACAATCGCGAAGGAAAAAGGATTGGAGCCGCTTTCAAACATCCTATTGCTGCTTTCGGATGAAGTTAAGATCCGCCATGAGGCAGAGAGGCTGATTGATGAGGAAAAGGGTATAAATACCGCCGAGGATGCGATTGCAGGCGCGATGGATATTGTAGCAGAGCACATATCCGATATGGCCAGTGTACGTGACGCTTTTAGAAAAATCTATGAAAGAGAAGCGATGATCGTGACTGCTGTCTCAAAATCAGGTGACGAAGCCGCAACATATACGATGTACCATGATTATCAGGAAAATGCCATGAAGATGCCTCCGCACAGAATTTTAGCGGTCAACCGCGGCGAACGGGAGAACATCCTCAAGGTGAAAATGGATCTGGACCATGATAAGGCCGTTGAAATGGTCGGTAGTGGTGTTTTAAAAGATATGTTGAAAAATCAATTTGTGAACAGTGCCTTTACGGATGCCTATAAGCGTCTAATCAGTCCTGCGCTTGAACGTGAGTTAAGAAGCGCGATGACGGAAAGGGCTGAAGAACATGCGATAGGCATATTTGGCGTCAATCTGAAGCAACTATTGATGTCACCTCCACTGCGTGGAAAGGTTGTGATGGGTTTTGACCCGGCATACAGGACCGGCTGTAAGATTTCTGTGATGGATGAACTTGGAAAAGTGTTGGAATACACGACGATTTTTCCGACAAAACCTCAGATGGATATTGAAAAAAGCGCAAAAATCATGAAGCAGTTTATCGAGAAACACAAGGTGGATCTTATTGCGATAGGCAATGGGACAGGTTCACGTGAATCAGAACAGTTTGTCGCAGATGTGATTAAGTCGATCGACCGCGAAGTGCATTACATGATCGTCAATGAAGCGGGAGCCTCGGTCTATTCGGCGTCGCAGCTCGCATCTGACGAGTACCCGGATATCGACGTATCGATCAGAGGGGCTATTTCTATTGGTGCGCGTGTACAGGACCCCTTATCTGAACTTGTAAAGATCGATCCAAAATCCATAGGTGTAGGTCAGTATCAGCATGATGTTAACCAAAAAAGGCTTACAGAAGTACTAGACGGTGTGGTTGAAGATGCGGTCAACAGCGTTGGTGTTGATATCAATACAGCTTCAGAGTCGTTACTGCGACATATTGCGGGAATCAGTAAGACGACTGCGAAGAATCTTGTCTCTTATCGCTATGATAAGGGCGAGTTTAAAACCCGTAAGGAAGTACTGAAGGTTAAGGGGATCGGTCAGGCTGCGTTCAATCAGGCGGCTGGATTCTTGAGACTTCCAACTGGAAAAGAAGCGCTTGACCGTACTGGTGTACATCCCGAAAGTTATGAAGTATGTAAAAAATTGATGGAGATATTGAAGATTGATCCTAAGATGATAGGCGTTGAGGCACCGAATGCCCAGGGGCTCGCAAATCTGTATGGTATGAGAAAACTCAAGGAAGAGCTCGATATCCATATGATCCTACTTGAAGATTTGCTTAAAGAGCTTGATAAGCCCGGTCGTGATCCCAGAGAAGACATGGCGCCGCCGATACTTAGGAGCGATGTGCTGACCATCGATGACTTGACCGACGGAATGGAGCTGCAGGGGACTGTCAGAAACGTAGTCGATTTTGGCGCGTTTGTGGATATAGGCGTTAAGCAGGATGGTCTGGTTCATATTTCGGAGTTGGCGAACCGCTTTATCAAGAAGCCGATGGATGTGGTTAGTGTTGGTGACATTGTTACAGTACGAGTGATAGGAATTGATGTCAAACGTCAAAAAGTCGCCCTCAGTATGAAGCAGGTCGGTAAATAG
- the prfB gene encoding peptide chain release factor 2 (programmed frameshift) has translation MLTFERGKQTLKILHENLQDLSVSFDSARLKMRLETIEAALVDPSVWSDQAKSTALMREQKDVQRILGMYESLVTQYEELEMLCEMALEEEDDSMEAEFVEGLATLDKTLKKARLEALLSGEYDKQNAILSIHAGSGGLDANDWAEMLYRMYLRWGERRGFKVEILDYLKDDTAGLKSATIRYSGPNAYGFLKSEKGVHRIVRISPFDSSGRRHTSFAAIDVIPELDDEEAIDINPVDLRIDTFRSGGAGGQHVNTTDSAVRIVHLPTGVVVQCQNERSQIKNRATAMKMLMAKLIVLKEQEHKEKIEDIQGDFSQISWGSQIRSYVFHPYQLVKDHRTGAENGQLQNVMDGDIDLFIDAYLIGEKSDDTDEI, from the exons ATGTTAACTTTTGAACGTGGTAAGCAAACGCTCAAAATACTTCATGAAAATTTACAAGATCTGAGTGTTTCA TTTGACTCAGCTCGGCTGAAAATGAGACTTGAAACAATTGAAGCAGCACTTGTCGACCCAAGTGTTTGGAGCGATCAAGCTAAATCGACCGCTCTAATGAGAGAACAAAAGGATGTCCAGCGGATCTTGGGTATGTACGAGTCGCTGGTGACGCAATATGAAGAACTTGAAATGCTATGCGAGATGGCCCTTGAAGAAGAGGACGACAGCATGGAGGCGGAGTTTGTCGAAGGACTTGCTACGCTGGATAAGACGTTAAAAAAAGCCAGGCTCGAAGCGCTCCTTTCGGGTGAGTACGACAAGCAAAACGCTATTTTGTCAATTCATGCGGGTTCTGGCGGTTTAGATGCGAACGACTGGGCTGAAATGCTTTACCGCATGTATCTCAGATGGGGTGAAAGACGCGGCTTTAAGGTTGAAATACTGGATTATCTTAAGGATGACACGGCAGGCCTGAAAAGTGCGACGATCAGATATAGCGGACCAAACGCGTACGGCTTTTTAAAGTCGGAAAAAGGCGTCCACAGGATTGTTCGCATATCGCCCTTTGACTCATCGGGCAGAAGGCATACTTCTTTCGCAGCAATCGATGTGATTCCGGAGCTTGATGACGAGGAAGCGATCGATATCAATCCTGTGGATCTTAGAATTGATACCTTTAGATCTGGCGGCGCCGGCGGTCAGCATGTCAACACAACGGATTCTGCAGTAAGAATCGTGCATTTACCGACTGGTGTTGTAGTACAATGTCAGAACGAAAGGTCTCAGATTAAAAACAGAGCAACAGCGATGAAAATGCTGATGGCGAAGTTGATTGTCTTAAAAGAGCAGGAACATAAGGAAAAAATTGAAGATATTCAAGGCGACTTTTCGCAGATATCATGGGGCAGCCAAATAAGATCATATGTCTTTCATCCGTATCAACTGGTCAAGGATCACCGAACTGGTGCAGAAAATGGACAGTTGCAAAATGTGATGGATGGCGATATCGATCTGTTTATCGATGCCTACCTGATAGGTGAGAAAAGTGATGACACCGACGAAATTTAG
- the secA gene encoding preprotein translocase subunit SecA encodes MGFQDWMSDKLSQKEIKQLYKEVEKIEALEPMMKAKSDEELQAMTGILKDRYKKGETLDDLLYESFALVREAAVRTLGKRHYPVQLLGGIVLHQGRIAEMKTGEGKTMVATLPSFLNALTGDGVHVVTVNDYLAKRDRDWMGKVHEFLGLTVGCLTNDVQGEERSLMYMCDITYGTNNEFGFDYLRDNMVVHQERLVQKKLNYAIIDEVDSILVDEARTPLIISGNGRKSTNLYGLADQFVVTLKKEVDFSIEEKEKSIVLTDEGGVVKAEKFFNIENLSDPENMELSHHINQALRARFTMKRDVDYVVKDGEILIVDEFTGRLMNGRRYSNGLHQAIESKEGLEVRRESQTLATITLQNYFRQYNKLSGMTGTAKTEEDEFKHIYGMDVVIVPTNKPIARVDMQDVVFKSLKGKYDAVIEEITNRYQSGQPILVGTITIEVSEYLSSLLKKRGIKHEVLNAKHHDREAEIVAQAGRFGAITIATNMAGRGTDIILGGNPEFMALKEMRKRGYSDDVLNKVTSPLDYHDDEIRAAKEIYNTIFSGFKAETDIEAEKVKNAGGLHIIGTERHESRRIDNQLRGRAGRQGDQGSTQFYISFEDDLMRLFLSDRIKGMVDKLGMEDEMQIEAKMLTKSIEGAQKKVEGRNFGIRKHVLQYDDVINKQREIIYGERQSVLRGDNLKDHIWTMVEDVIDSIVDQHTSASQYVDDWNLKALEDHLHQVMFVERMELPFDANLTVEDLKAKVIERAKAFYDKLESEIPEEKMREIERYVLLKVVDDKWIDHIDAMDQLKQGMNLRAIGQQDPVKTYQIEGFDMFNEMIHNIKEDTVKMLFHASVKTETKREEAAVIQASHQGDLPKKSVKRKEEKVGRNDPCPCGSGKKFKKCHGIDL; translated from the coding sequence ATGGGTTTTCAGGATTGGATGTCAGATAAGTTATCACAAAAGGAAATTAAGCAGCTTTACAAGGAAGTTGAGAAAATCGAAGCTTTAGAACCGATGATGAAAGCGAAGTCAGACGAAGAACTACAGGCGATGACAGGTATCCTGAAGGATCGCTACAAAAAGGGTGAGACACTAGATGACTTATTGTATGAGTCATTCGCGCTGGTTAGAGAGGCTGCAGTCAGAACGCTTGGGAAAAGACATTATCCGGTTCAGCTACTTGGGGGGATCGTTTTACATCAGGGTAGAATCGCAGAGATGAAAACCGGTGAAGGTAAAACAATGGTCGCTACCCTTCCTTCTTTCTTAAATGCGCTGACTGGTGATGGCGTTCACGTCGTTACCGTCAATGATTACCTGGCAAAGCGTGACAGAGACTGGATGGGTAAGGTTCACGAGTTCTTGGGACTTACTGTAGGATGCCTGACGAATGATGTGCAGGGCGAAGAACGAAGCTTGATGTACATGTGCGATATCACATACGGAACGAACAACGAATTCGGTTTTGACTACCTAAGAGACAATATGGTAGTTCATCAGGAGCGATTGGTTCAAAAGAAACTGAATTATGCGATTATCGATGAAGTCGACAGTATCTTGGTCGATGAGGCGAGAACTCCTCTGATCATATCCGGTAACGGAAGAAAATCGACAAATCTATATGGCCTTGCGGATCAGTTTGTCGTTACACTAAAAAAAGAAGTTGATTTTTCGATTGAAGAAAAAGAGAAGTCGATTGTACTTACGGATGAGGGCGGTGTTGTCAAGGCAGAGAAGTTCTTTAACATCGAAAACCTTTCTGACCCTGAAAACATGGAGCTTTCTCACCATATCAATCAAGCGCTGCGTGCCAGATTTACCATGAAACGAGATGTAGACTATGTCGTTAAAGATGGTGAAATTCTTATTGTAGATGAATTTACCGGTCGACTCATGAATGGACGTAGATACTCCAACGGACTACATCAGGCGATCGAATCCAAAGAAGGTCTTGAAGTACGTAGAGAATCGCAGACGCTTGCGACGATTACACTTCAAAACTACTTTAGACAGTATAACAAGCTCTCTGGTATGACAGGTACAGCGAAAACAGAGGAAGATGAATTCAAACATATCTACGGTATGGACGTAGTCATCGTACCGACCAATAAACCCATCGCGCGTGTCGATATGCAAGATGTCGTATTTAAGTCGTTAAAAGGCAAGTACGATGCTGTCATAGAGGAAATCACTAACCGTTATCAGTCGGGACAGCCTATACTTGTCGGTACGATCACGATTGAGGTTTCTGAGTACCTAAGCAGTCTGCTTAAAAAACGCGGCATCAAACACGAAGTACTTAATGCCAAGCATCACGACAGAGAGGCTGAAATAGTCGCTCAGGCTGGTCGCTTCGGTGCGATAACGATCGCTACAAACATGGCCGGTCGTGGTACGGATATCATTTTGGGTGGTAACCCGGAATTTATGGCCTTAAAAGAAATGAGAAAACGCGGTTACAGTGATGATGTGCTCAATAAAGTCACTTCGCCGCTTGATTACCATGATGATGAGATAAGGGCTGCAAAAGAAATTTACAATACGATCTTCTCAGGTTTTAAAGCCGAAACGGATATTGAAGCCGAAAAGGTGAAAAACGCCGGCGGACTCCATATCATAGGTACAGAACGTCATGAATCCAGACGTATCGACAATCAGCTTAGAGGCCGTGCCGGTCGTCAAGGTGACCAGGGTTCGACTCAGTTTTATATCTCCTTTGAAGATGATTTGATGAGACTCTTCTTGTCTGACCGTATCAAGGGTATGGTAGATAAGCTCGGTATGGAAGACGAGATGCAGATTGAAGCGAAGATGCTTACAAAATCCATTGAAGGAGCCCAGAAGAAAGTCGAGGGTCGCAACTTTGGTATCAGAAAGCATGTTCTTCAGTATGACGATGTCATCAATAAGCAACGTGAAATCATCTACGGCGAAAGACAAAGCGTACTTCGCGGAGATAATTTAAAGGATCATATATGGACGATGGTTGAGGATGTGATAGACTCTATCGTCGATCAGCACACTTCGGCGTCTCAATATGTCGATGACTGGAACTTAAAAGCGCTTGAGGATCACCTTCACCAAGTGATGTTTGTTGAAAGGATGGAACTTCCTTTTGATGCGAACCTTACTGTTGAAGATCTAAAAGCGAAAGTCATTGAAAGGGCAAAAGCTTTCTATGATAAGCTCGAATCAGAGATTCCAGAAGAAAAGATGAGAGAAATTGAACGCTATGTGCTTCTTAAAGTTGTGGATGATAAGTGGATTGACCATATCGATGCGATGGATCAGTTAAAACAAGGTATGAACCTTCGCGCGATCGGTCAGCAAGATCCAGTTAAAACATATCAGATCGAAGGATTTGACATGTTCAACGAGATGATCCACAATATTAAAGAGGACACTGTAAAAATGCTTTTCCATGCTTCTGTAAAGACAGAAACAAAACGTGAAGAGGCTGCGGTGATACAGGCGTCACATCAAGGTGATCTGCCTAAGAAATCGGTAAAACGCAAAGAAGAAAAAGTGGGTCGAAATGATCCATGTCCGTGTGGCAGCGGTAAAAAATTCAAAAAGTGCCATGGTATTGATCTTTAA
- a CDS encoding DUF5317 family protein, with translation MWFEAILLGLIIGVIRGGRLSNLENSHVKGAMLIVLGLLLQLIPFFLHAVEFVATNAKYFTIAGLAMAIIALLLNLKKRGIWLVGLGAILQVVVLILNDMLMPIRLAGATSAKLVQMRLAIESGEIANYVLFNQSTHWSKFLGKTILMPDVYPFTVAIGIPDLIIAIGMILFIQNELQIVRTYRTYTGKRRY, from the coding sequence ATGTGGTTTGAAGCGATTCTATTAGGGTTGATCATAGGCGTAATTAGAGGTGGACGTTTATCCAATTTGGAAAACAGCCACGTCAAGGGTGCAATGCTGATTGTCTTAGGACTCTTGTTGCAGTTGATTCCGTTCTTTCTACATGCGGTCGAGTTTGTTGCAACCAATGCTAAGTATTTTACCATCGCAGGGCTTGCCATGGCGATTATTGCACTACTTCTAAACTTAAAAAAACGCGGAATATGGTTAGTGGGATTAGGTGCGATACTACAAGTTGTCGTATTGATCTTAAACGACATGCTTATGCCGATTCGACTTGCAGGAGCCACATCTGCAAAGCTGGTTCAAATGAGACTTGCGATTGAATCAGGCGAGATTGCGAATTATGTTTTGTTCAACCAATCGACTCACTGGAGCAAGTTCTTAGGCAAGACCATTCTGATGCCGGATGTTTATCCTTTTACAGTGGCGATCGGAATTCCTGATCTTATCATTGCGATAGGCATGATCCTGTTTATACAGAACGAGCTTCAAATTGTGCGCACTTATAGAACGTATACTGGTAAACGAAGATATTAG
- a CDS encoding DUF5317 family protein — protein MLVETVILAVIWLFITRNKHKFKFDEFKGLPWLWASIITEQSAQLLIDFGVFRVVEYTFFIHLGIYGLLFIFIAYNIKSFKSLGITGVGILLNAVVVFSNNGYMPVSDQLAVKYGYDLTLESLNRFEIFGHALISSSTKLSVLSDWISIGPPYPFPKTLSIGDLIIDIGIIVLAYSLSKSVESVEISEVENVV, from the coding sequence ATGTTGGTTGAGACGGTCATACTAGCTGTGATTTGGCTCTTTATCACTAGAAACAAGCATAAATTTAAATTCGATGAGTTTAAAGGACTGCCTTGGTTGTGGGCGAGTATCATCACCGAGCAGTCTGCGCAACTACTGATTGATTTTGGTGTCTTTCGAGTAGTTGAGTATACTTTTTTTATACATTTAGGTATTTATGGTCTTTTATTTATCTTTATTGCGTATAACATAAAGAGTTTTAAGTCACTAGGAATAACAGGCGTGGGCATCTTATTAAATGCGGTTGTCGTGTTTTCGAACAATGGATATATGCCTGTAAGCGATCAGTTGGCCGTTAAATATGGATATGATTTGACGCTTGAAAGCCTAAATAGATTTGAAATTTTTGGACATGCGCTGATTAGTTCCAGCACTAAGTTATCTGTGCTTTCTGACTGGATTTCTATTGGACCACCTTATCCTTTTCCAAAGACGTTAAGCATCGGGGATCTGATTATTGATATAGGGATTATCGTATTAGCCTATTCATTATCGAAATCAGTTGAATCAGTTGAAATATCGGAGGTTGAAAATGTGGTTTGA
- a CDS encoding HD-GYP domain-containing protein — protein MDKISFKIYYATVLSFGSVVLIASALSLSMVPVWKLIGYIGLAILIESLTIEIEANRYISLGFAIGLAGMIIFDPVYAGLMTFLGALFHVEFENGKYLHLFNTSLLKRLFNSCADASVALLSGALYHYCLNNSIGWTVSGINIIGVIAAILTYITLNITLFSLLFAFVLDTPILKVLRQNLWLFSKFLGIAPIGILMAVTQMQLGFFIVLLFLGPLLLARFTFVQYLKMKDVYIKTINSFTKAIDAKDKYTVGHSERVADYSVKLAKRMKFGDKKIDDLRTSALLHDIGKIGILDAILNKPGKLTEEEYNEIKKHPEIGASIINEIYFLKNASEVIRHHHESYDGTGYPDGLKGDEIPLEAAIITVVDAYDAMTSDRSYRKALTHDQAMKNLVDASGRQFNPRVVDAFIELMSKVTVDEVRENVG, from the coding sequence ATGGACAAAATTTCATTTAAAATATATTATGCTACAGTATTATCATTTGGATCAGTTGTTTTAATAGCAAGTGCGTTAAGTTTAAGTATGGTACCGGTTTGGAAATTAATTGGTTATATTGGATTAGCGATACTGATTGAGAGTCTTACAATCGAGATTGAAGCTAACAGATATATATCTCTTGGATTTGCGATAGGGTTAGCTGGAATGATTATTTTTGACCCGGTATATGCTGGGTTAATGACATTTCTAGGTGCATTATTTCATGTCGAGTTCGAGAATGGGAAATACTTACACTTGTTTAATACTTCACTATTAAAAAGGCTGTTTAATAGTTGTGCCGATGCATCTGTTGCACTATTATCTGGTGCGTTATATCATTACTGCTTGAATAATTCAATTGGATGGACTGTAAGCGGAATAAATATAATAGGCGTTATTGCCGCAATACTAACATATATTACTCTCAATATAACCTTGTTTTCTTTGTTATTTGCATTTGTACTAGATACACCTATTCTTAAAGTCTTAAGGCAGAACCTATGGCTATTTTCAAAATTTTTAGGAATTGCACCTATAGGAATATTGATGGCAGTTACTCAAATGCAGTTAGGATTTTTTATTGTTTTGCTCTTCTTAGGTCCCCTGTTATTAGCGAGATTTACTTTTGTGCAGTATCTAAAAATGAAGGATGTTTATATTAAAACCATAAACTCATTCACAAAAGCGATAGACGCTAAAGATAAATATACAGTTGGTCATTCTGAACGAGTTGCCGATTATTCTGTTAAGCTTGCAAAAAGAATGAAGTTTGGCGATAAAAAAATTGACGATTTACGCACTTCCGCATTACTTCATGATATTGGTAAGATAGGGATTTTAGATGCGATACTTAATAAACCCGGAAAACTTACAGAAGAAGAATACAATGAAATAAAGAAGCATCCTGAAATAGGTGCAAGTATTATCAACGAAATTTATTTTTTGAAGAATGCTTCTGAAGTAATCAGACACCACCATGAATCCTATGACGGTACAGGATATCCAGACGGTTTAAAAGGCGATGAGATACCACTTGAGGCTGCTATCATTACGGTGGTAGATGCTTACGATGCGATGACTTCGGACAGGTCCTATCGTAAGGCGTTGACGCATGATCAAGCGATGAAAAATCTAGTCGATGCGTCGGGAAGGCAATTTAATCCGAGGGTTGTTGATGCTTTCATCGAACTGATGTCTAAGGTAACCGTTGATGAGGTTCGTGAAAATGTTGGTTGA
- a CDS encoding PAS domain-containing sensor histidine kinase, whose amino-acid sequence MSLKSDFLSIFPTSMDEMNLNPLTMMFKGKEEANYWSKRLDKELGQKRIGIIIGVLIYLLFALTDAVIMPEVKDLAWFFRFTFYIASSLIVFIVTYTEFAKKSFHYLMALLMFIAGVGHILILMQAPASAVQVYDLGILIFIVYGFMVLRTQYLYAFISMAVLTLSFIGYVYGLSPLEGPQRLTVTLMTLLGFIISGVGSYFADYSQRRNYYLTTVSRRTKVEEHRTKRSKETQVEVKPVVRTVESPVNKLFEHITDVIWFISLDGEIKYISSSVKEFLGYEPEELIGKRSVMMMTNEAYAAFDRSASRLYRDKNIVQATYEYKTKAGLIKMGEAFVKSHSDKRFGEGYVGSTRPLTDDAVEARATDENQMKKLQEETEDLRQLNSNLMTEVDDLKHKIHRVHEEQDKKEEVPMYALAEALEKVAEHYADNTKVQLEAHHRELEIINDKFTEMTMSKYDLENYFNLAKKKIHDTSNSLDILTDRISLFNHYLMASDTLDVRTYQLRSLLEESVLKLKHFFKHTKHIIEIDCPRGIELDVDKTLFEHVINNMIINSLQFSFAQVRNGKIEISVEKVGKQVFITYKDDGEKIQADVIDEMFAGIINQNVNALEGMELHIVRQIIESHMKGSIGCAYDNQKNTFKVVLPIEN is encoded by the coding sequence ATGAGTCTTAAATCAGATTTTCTATCAATTTTTCCAACGTCCATGGACGAGATGAATCTAAACCCATTGACTATGATGTTCAAAGGAAAAGAGGAGGCGAACTATTGGTCCAAGCGACTCGATAAGGAACTTGGTCAAAAGAGAATTGGAATTATTATCGGTGTACTGATCTATCTGCTATTTGCATTAACCGATGCTGTGATCATGCCCGAAGTCAAAGATTTGGCGTGGTTCTTCAGATTCACTTTTTACATAGCGTCTTCCTTGATTGTTTTTATCGTCACCTATACCGAGTTCGCTAAGAAGTCCTTTCATTATTTGATGGCCTTATTGATGTTTATCGCCGGTGTGGGACATATACTCATTTTAATGCAGGCACCAGCTAGTGCGGTACAAGTATATGATCTTGGAATTTTGATCTTTATCGTTTATGGATTTATGGTGTTAAGAACACAGTACCTATATGCATTTATCTCAATGGCTGTGCTTACACTTTCCTTTATCGGATATGTCTATGGACTCAGTCCGCTAGAGGGACCACAACGACTTACGGTCACATTGATGACGCTGCTTGGTTTTATCATCTCTGGTGTTGGAAGTTATTTTGCCGATTATTCGCAAAGAAGAAACTATTATCTGACAACAGTAAGCAGACGCACAAAGGTGGAAGAGCACAGAACTAAAAGGAGCAAGGAGACACAGGTGGAGGTGAAGCCTGTCGTTCGGACGGTGGAATCGCCAGTCAATAAATTGTTTGAACACATTACAGATGTCATCTGGTTCATTTCACTAGATGGTGAAATAAAGTACATCTCGAGCTCGGTGAAGGAGTTCTTAGGTTATGAACCGGAAGAACTGATTGGTAAGAGATCGGTAATGATGATGACGAATGAAGCCTATGCCGCATTTGACAGATCTGCATCAAGACTGTATCGAGACAAGAATATCGTGCAAGCCACTTACGAATACAAAACGAAGGCCGGACTCATTAAAATGGGTGAGGCTTTTGTAAAGAGCCATTCGGACAAGCGGTTTGGTGAAGGTTATGTAGGTTCTACAAGACCGCTTACAGATGACGCTGTCGAAGCAAGAGCGACTGATGAGAACCAAATGAAAAAGCTTCAGGAAGAAACTGAGGATTTAAGGCAACTCAACTCGAACCTGATGACAGAAGTGGATGACTTAAAGCATAAGATCCACAGAGTTCATGAAGAGCAAGACAAAAAGGAAGAAGTGCCGATGTATGCTTTAGCAGAAGCACTCGAAAAAGTCGCAGAGCACTATGCCGACAATACAAAAGTACAGCTAGAGGCCCATCACCGTGAACTTGAAATCATTAATGACAAGTTTACTGAAATGACGATGAGCAAATACGATCTTGAAAACTATTTCAATTTGGCTAAAAAGAAAATTCATGACACATCGAACAGTCTGGACATACTTACAGACCGAATTTCTTTGTTCAACCATTACCTAATGGCGTCAGATACACTTGATGTACGCACCTATCAGCTTCGGTCTTTATTGGAAGAGTCTGTTTTAAAGCTCAAGCACTTTTTCAAGCATACGAAACATATCATCGAGATCGATTGTCCTAGAGGCATTGAGCTAGATGTCGACAAAACTCTATTTGAGCATGTCATCAACAATATGATCATCAACTCCTTGCAATTCAGTTTTGCTCAAGTTAGAAACGGAAAAATTGAAATCAGTGTGGAAAAAGTAGGTAAACAAGTGTTTATCACATATAAGGACGATGGTGAAAAGATACAGGCGGATGTGATTGACGAAATGTTCGCAGGGATTATCAATCAGAATGTCAATGCGCTTGAAGGTATGGAACTACACATCGTACGTCAAATTATCGAGTCTCACATGAAAGGCAGTATCGGTTGTGCGTATGACAACCAAAAAAACACATTTAAAGTTGTGTTGCCAATAGAAAATTAA